A genomic region of Catalinimonas niigatensis contains the following coding sequences:
- a CDS encoding LamG-like jellyroll fold domain-containing protein — MKKFAFLFIWAILTSFEVVAQQGFTSITNLTPMSVSTTTGEKPQTKVWAYKGKHWAVLPNSSGTYLWRLDGTTWNSVIGLSSRTTSKADCKVVGSVVHIFLFQGESSQMVSIEYDEALGTYIPWTQRASVVNIPLDDDAETGTIDMDGTGRMWLAFNGDNDDSEEDYDGNETDNIYVRWSDYPYVNWSSRYAIARNVDGDDICAIIAMPGKVGVLWSNQNTQRFGFRTHIDGADPTSWSVDEMPGSQSALNIGNGFADDHLNLALANDGTLYCAIKTSYENVNYPEIMLLVRRTGGNWDTPYEVSRLGTRPIVVLDKSNNKVRVVYTHQDGGGNIVYHESPVANINFSPQLRLITGTYDNSTSAKDNFASELVILASSSAQAVGVLAKDDSGGSSPPPPPLASAPVLSSPEHLTTDVTTTPTLSWNPSTGADTYQVQVSVEDDFSTTVFNQSGMVSTLTSITDLSNSTLYYWRARATNSAGDSDWSTVWSFTTLAASPTVADAPVLNSPTDQSVDVSLTPTLSWNPSADADTYQVQVSVEDDFSTTVFNQSGMVSTSASVTTLSNSTLYYWRARATNSVGDSDWSTVWSFTTLAASPLAGVPVLSAPTDLSTNVSLTPTLSWNASAGAATYRVQLSTVSDFSTVVSDQSSLTATSALITDLSNSTLYYWRARATNSAGDSDWSTVWSFTTLAASPTVADAPVLNSPTDQSVDVSLTPTLSWNPSTGADTYQVQVSVEDDFSTTVFNQSGITAIYTALSGLSNSTLYYWRARATNSAGDSDWSTVWSFTTLAASPTVADAPVLNSPTDQSVDVSLTPTLSWNPSADADTYQVQVSVEDDFSTTVFNQSGMVSTSASVTTLSNSTLYYWRARATNSVGDSDWSTVWSFTTLAASPLAGVPVLSAPTDLSTNVSLTPTLSWNASAGAATYRVQLSTVSDFSTVVSDQSSLTATSALITDLSNSTLYYWRARATNSAGDSDWSTVWSFTTLAASPTVADAPVLNSPTDQSVDVSLTPTLSWNPSTGADTYQVQVSVEDDFSTTVFNQSGITAIYTALSGLSNSTLYYWRARATNSAGDSDWSTVWSFTTLAASPTVADAPVLNSPTDQSVDVSLTPTLSWNPSADADTYQVQVSVEDDFSTTVFNQSGMVSTSASVTTLSNSTLYYWRARATNSVGDSDWSTVWSFTTLAASSPTAPLVAHWQLDEGSGTTLLDASEYGNNLTTTGSPTWVTGINGQGLRFNGTSQYATVADNASLDITGGITVAAWIRPEKRATQYLVKKAEQNATDGYEFSLASNGRIFFRFNQDASGDTYRLNSVTNYPNNGSTWMHVAVTYDGSAIRMYINGVQNSSTTFSSPPPIAINALPLTIGAGFNGYRGLQGAMDDVRIYSIALSASEISALATITPTVADAPVLNSPTDQSVDVSLTPTLSWNASAGAATYRVQLSTVSDFSTVVSDQSSLTATSALITNLSNSTLYYWRARATNSAGDSDWSTVWSFTTLAASPTVADAPVLNSPTDQSVDVSLTPTLSWNASAGAATYRVQLSTVSDFSTVVSDQSSLTATSALITDLSNSTLYYWRARATNSAGDSDWSTVWSFTTLAASPTVADAPVLNSPTDLSTNVSTTPSLSWNASAGAETYRVQLSTVSDFSTVVSDQSSLTATSALITNLSNSTLYYWRARATNSAGDSDWSTVWSFTTTSGTPTATLVAHWQMNEGSGSTLVDGSEYGNTATTSANPVWVAGVNGQAMRFNGTSQYATIADNASLDISGAITIAAWIRPEKTATQYLVKKAEQNATDGYELSLASNGRIFFRFNQDTSGDTYRLNSATNYPSNGNTWMHVAVTYDGSVIRMYINGEQNSSSTLASPVPIIINSLPMTLGAGNAGFRGFQGAMDDVYIYNTALSAAAISDLATVTPTIADAPVLNSPTDLSTNVSTTPSLSWNASAGAETYRVQLSIVSDFSTVVSDQSSLTATSALITNLSNSTLYYWRARATNSAGDSDWSTVWSFTTTSGTPTATLVAHWQMNEGSGSTLVDGSEYGNTATTSANPVWVAGVNGQAMRFNGTSQYATIADNASLDISGAITIAAWIRPEKTATQYLVKKAEQNATDGYELSLASNGRIFFRFNQDTSGDTYRLNSATNYPSNGNTWMHVAVTYDGSVIRMYINGEQNSSSTLASPVPIIINSLPMTLGAGNAGFRGFQGAMDDVYIYNTALSAAAISDLATVNASARMASTKFTKLQEQELQEEQELQEELIAYPNPFFVSTSIRFTLDEDGMYSLALYDSKGFKLTELEQGVGIAGELKTIDVDGSRLRGGLYLLRLQTGGKNTKTIKLMVQK, encoded by the coding sequence ATGAAAAAGTTTGCCTTCCTTTTTATCTGGGCCATACTGACTTCCTTTGAAGTGGTCGCTCAGCAAGGATTTACTTCCATAACAAACTTAACTCCTATGTCAGTGTCTACCACTACAGGGGAAAAGCCACAGACCAAAGTTTGGGCTTACAAAGGGAAACATTGGGCGGTACTACCCAACTCTTCCGGTACTTACCTCTGGCGGTTGGATGGAACAACCTGGAATAGTGTCATAGGACTTTCCTCCAGAACTACCTCAAAAGCTGACTGTAAAGTAGTAGGTAGTGTAGTACATATCTTTCTCTTTCAGGGAGAATCTTCTCAGATGGTATCTATTGAATATGATGAAGCTTTAGGTACATATATACCTTGGACTCAAAGAGCTTCAGTCGTAAATATACCACTTGACGATGATGCCGAAACAGGTACTATTGATATGGACGGAACAGGGCGGATGTGGCTAGCTTTTAATGGAGATAACGATGACAGTGAAGAAGACTATGATGGCAATGAAACCGACAATATTTATGTTCGTTGGAGTGATTATCCCTATGTTAACTGGAGTTCAAGATATGCGATAGCCAGGAATGTAGACGGCGATGACATATGTGCAATTATTGCTATGCCGGGTAAGGTTGGCGTTCTCTGGTCCAATCAGAACACACAAAGGTTTGGTTTCAGAACTCATATTGATGGTGCAGATCCTACATCCTGGTCGGTTGATGAAATGCCGGGTTCTCAATCAGCGCTTAATATTGGAAATGGATTCGCTGATGATCATTTAAATTTGGCCTTAGCAAATGATGGTACTTTATACTGTGCGATTAAGACAAGTTATGAAAATGTTAATTACCCGGAAATCATGTTGTTGGTTCGGCGTACGGGAGGAAACTGGGACACTCCCTATGAAGTATCCAGGCTAGGAACAAGACCTATAGTTGTTTTGGATAAGTCAAATAACAAAGTGAGAGTTGTATATACCCATCAGGATGGTGGTGGAAATATTGTTTACCATGAGTCACCTGTTGCCAATATCAACTTTAGTCCTCAATTAAGACTAATTACAGGAACATACGATAACTCTACAAGTGCTAAAGACAATTTTGCTTCCGAACTCGTAATACTGGCATCAAGTAGTGCACAGGCTGTAGGAGTGCTTGCAAAGGATGATTCCGGAGGGTCATCACCACCACCACCACCGCTGGCCAGTGCCCCTGTGCTTAGTTCACCAGAACACCTTACTACAGATGTCACCACCACCCCTACATTGAGTTGGAACCCCTCAACGGGCGCAGATACCTATCAGGTTCAGGTGTCGGTAGAGGATGATTTTTCTACTACTGTATTCAATCAGAGTGGCATGGTGTCAACTTTGACTTCTATTACTGATCTTAGCAACAGCACGTTATACTACTGGAGGGCACGGGCTACCAACAGTGCCGGAGATAGTGACTGGTCTACAGTATGGAGCTTTACTACTCTTGCTGCTTCGCCAACCGTAGCCGATGCTCCGGTGCTGAACAGTCCGACAGATCAGTCTGTGGATGTTTCTCTGACCCCTACATTGAGTTGGAACCCCTCAGCAGATGCAGATACCTATCAGGTTCAGGTGTCGGTAGAGGATGATTTTTCTACTACTGTGTTTAATCAGAGTGGCATGGTATCTACTTCGGCTTCTGTTACAACGCTTTCCAACAGCACGTTATATTACTGGAGAGCACGGGCTACCAACAGTGTCGGTGACAGTGACTGGTCTACAGTATGGAGCTTTACCACTCTTGCTGCTTCGCCATTGGCCGGAGTACCAGTGTTGAGTGCCCCAACAGATTTATCTACTAATGTTTCTCTGACCCCTACATTGAGTTGGAATGCATCTGCGGGAGCAGCGACGTATCGGGTACAGTTATCTACAGTGTCTGATTTTTCTACCGTAGTATCTGATCAGAGTAGTCTTACAGCAACCTCAGCCTTGATCACTGATCTTAGCAACAGCACGTTATACTACTGGAGGGCACGGGCTACCAACAGTGCCGGAGATAGTGACTGGTCTACAGTATGGAGCTTTACCACTCTTGCTGCTTCGCCAACCGTAGCCGATGCTCCGGTGCTGAACAGTCCGACAGATCAGTCTGTGGATGTTTCTCTGACCCCTACATTGAGTTGGAACCCCTCAACGGGCGCAGATACCTATCAGGTTCAGGTGTCGGTAGAGGATGATTTTTCTACTACTGTATTCAATCAGAGTGGCATCACAGCGATTTACACCGCTCTTTCAGGTCTTTCCAACAGCACGTTATACTACTGGAGGGCACGGGCTACCAACAGTGCCGGAGATAGTGACTGGTCTACAGTATGGAGCTTTACTACTCTTGCTGCTTCGCCAACCGTAGCCGATGCTCCGGTGCTGAACAGTCCGACAGATCAGTCTGTGGATGTTTCTCTGACCCCTACATTGAGTTGGAACCCCTCAGCAGATGCAGATACCTATCAGGTTCAGGTGTCGGTAGAGGATGATTTTTCTACTACTGTGTTTAATCAGAGTGGCATGGTATCTACTTCGGCTTCTGTTACAACGCTTTCCAACAGCACGTTATATTACTGGAGAGCACGGGCTACCAACAGTGTCGGTGACAGTGACTGGTCTACAGTATGGAGCTTTACCACTCTTGCTGCTTCGCCATTGGCCGGAGTACCAGTGTTGAGTGCCCCAACAGATTTATCTACTAATGTTTCTCTGACCCCTACATTGAGTTGGAATGCATCTGCGGGAGCAGCGACGTATCGGGTACAGTTATCTACAGTGTCTGATTTTTCTACCGTAGTATCTGATCAGAGTAGTCTTACAGCAACCTCAGCCTTGATCACTGATCTTAGCAACAGCACGTTATACTACTGGAGGGCACGGGCTACCAACAGTGCCGGAGATAGTGACTGGTCTACAGTATGGAGCTTTACCACTCTTGCTGCTTCGCCAACCGTAGCCGATGCTCCGGTGCTGAACAGTCCGACAGATCAGTCTGTGGATGTTTCTCTGACCCCTACATTGAGTTGGAACCCCTCAACGGGCGCAGATACCTATCAGGTTCAGGTGTCGGTAGAGGATGATTTTTCTACTACTGTATTCAATCAGAGTGGCATCACAGCGATTTACACCGCTCTTTCAGGTCTTTCCAACAGCACGTTATACTACTGGAGGGCACGGGCTACCAACAGTGCCGGAGATAGTGACTGGTCTACAGTATGGAGCTTTACTACTCTTGCTGCTTCGCCAACCGTAGCCGATGCTCCGGTGCTGAACAGTCCGACAGATCAGTCTGTGGATGTTTCTCTGACCCCTACATTGAGTTGGAACCCCTCAGCAGATGCAGATACCTATCAGGTTCAGGTGTCGGTAGAGGATGATTTTTCTACTACTGTGTTTAATCAGAGTGGCATGGTATCTACTTCGGCTTCTGTTACAACGCTTTCCAACAGCACGTTATATTACTGGAGAGCACGGGCTACCAACAGTGTCGGAGATAGTGACTGGTCTACAGTATGGAGCTTTACCACTCTTGCTGCTTCTTCACCGACTGCTCCCCTGGTAGCCCATTGGCAGTTGGATGAGGGCAGTGGTACAACATTGCTTGATGCTTCAGAGTATGGAAATAACCTCACAACGACAGGAAGTCCCACCTGGGTGACAGGGATTAATGGGCAGGGGTTAAGGTTCAACGGCACAAGCCAGTATGCCACCGTGGCTGATAATGCCTCTTTAGACATTACCGGAGGCATCACAGTTGCTGCTTGGATCAGGCCTGAAAAAAGAGCCACCCAGTATCTGGTCAAGAAGGCAGAACAAAATGCCACAGATGGTTATGAGTTTTCGCTGGCCAGTAATGGCAGGATTTTCTTCCGCTTCAATCAGGATGCCTCCGGCGACACCTACAGACTCAACTCTGTGACCAATTATCCCAACAATGGCAGCACCTGGATGCATGTGGCTGTTACTTATGATGGATCAGCCATCAGAATGTACATCAATGGAGTGCAGAACAGCAGCACAACATTCTCCTCGCCTCCTCCGATAGCGATCAATGCATTGCCACTAACCATCGGGGCTGGGTTTAATGGGTACAGAGGACTGCAGGGAGCTATGGATGATGTGCGTATATACAGCATTGCTTTAAGTGCTTCTGAAATTAGTGCCTTAGCTACAATCACACCTACCGTAGCCGATGCTCCGGTGCTGAACAGTCCGACAGATCAGTCTGTGGATGTTTCTCTGACGCCTACATTGAGTTGGAATGCATCTGCGGGAGCAGCGACGTATCGGGTACAGTTATCTACAGTGTCTGATTTCTCTACCGTAGTATCTGATCAGAGTAGTCTTACAGCAACCTCAGCCTTGATCACTAATCTTAGCAACAGCACGTTATACTACTGGAGGGCACGGGCCACCAACAGTGCCGGTGACAGTGACTGGTCCACAGTATGGAGCTTTACCACTCTTGCTGCTTCGCCAACCGTAGCCGATGCTCCGGTGCTGAACAGTCCGACAGATCAGTCTGTGGATGTTTCTCTGACCCCTACATTGAGTTGGAATGCATCTGCGGGAGCAGCGACGTATCGGGTACAGTTATCTACAGTGTCTGATTTTTCTACCGTAGTATCTGATCAGAGTAGTCTTACAGCAACCTCAGCCTTGATCACTGATCTTAGCAACAGCACGTTATACTACTGGAGGGCACGGGCTACCAACAGTGCCGGAGATAGTGACTGGTCTACAGTATGGAGCTTTACCACTCTTGCTGCTTCGCCAACCGTAGCCGATGCCCCGGTGCTGAACAGTCCGACAGATTTATCTACTAATGTTTCTACCACTCCGAGTTTGAGTTGGAATGCATCTGCAGGAGCAGAGACGTATCGGGTACAGTTATCTACAGTGTCTGATTTTTCTACCGTAGTATCTGATCAGAGTAGTCTTACAGCAACCTCAGCCTTGATCACTAATCTTAGCAACAGCACGTTATACTACTGGAGGGCACGGGCTACCAACAGTGCCGGTGATAGTGACTGGTCCACAGTATGGAGCTTTACCACCACCTCAGGCACGCCAACAGCTACTTTGGTAGCCCACTGGCAAATGAATGAAGGCAGTGGAAGCACTTTGGTGGATGGCTCGGAGTATGGCAACACTGCCACTACTTCAGCAAATCCGGTTTGGGTGGCAGGAGTGAATGGGCAGGCAATGCGTTTCAATGGCACAAGCCAATATGCCACGATTGCAGATAATGCCTCACTGGACATCAGCGGAGCGATCACGATTGCAGCCTGGATCAGGCCTGAAAAGACAGCCACTCAGTATCTGGTCAAGAAGGCAGAGCAGAATGCCACAGATGGCTATGAGCTTTCACTGGCCAGTAATGGCAGGATTTTCTTCCGTTTCAACCAGGATACTTCGGGAGATACCTACAGGTTGAATTCCGCAACGAATTATCCAAGCAATGGCAATACCTGGATGCATGTGGCTGTCACTTATGATGGATCGGTAATCAGGATGTATATTAATGGAGAGCAGAACAGCAGTAGCACGTTAGCCTCTCCTGTTCCGATCATCATCAACTCATTGCCCATGACCCTTGGAGCAGGGAATGCCGGGTTCAGGGGTTTCCAGGGAGCTATGGATGATGTGTATATCTATAATACAGCCCTGAGCGCTGCTGCTATTAGTGACCTGGCTACAGTGACGCCTACTATAGCCGATGCTCCGGTGCTGAACAGTCCGACAGATTTATCTACTAATGTTTCTACCACTCCGAGTTTGAGTTGGAATGCATCTGCAGGAGCAGAGACGTATCGGGTACAGTTATCTATAGTGTCTGATTTTTCTACCGTAGTATCTGATCAGAGTAGTCTTACAGCAACCTCAGCCTTGATCACTAATCTTAGCAACAGCACGTTATACTACTGGAGGGCACGGGCTACCAACAGTGCCGGTGATAGTGACTGGTCCACAGTATGGAGCTTTACCACCACCTCAGGCACGCCAACAGCTACTTTGGTAGCCCACTGGCAAATGAATGAAGGCAGTGGAAGCACTTTGGTGGATGGCTCGGAGTATGGCAACACTGCCACTACTTCAGCAAATCCGGTTTGGGTGGCAGGAGTGAATGGGCAGGCAATGCGTTTCAATGGCACAAGCCAATATGCCACGATTGCAGATAATGCCTCACTGGACATCAGCGGAGCGATCACGATTGCAGCCTGGATCAGGCCTGAAAAGACAGCCACTCAGTATCTGGTCAAGAAGGCAGAGCAGAATGCCACAGATGGCTATGAGCTTTCACTGGCCAGTAATGGCAGGATTTTCTTCCGTTTCAACCAGGATACTTCGGGAGATACCTACAGGTTGAATTCCGCAACGAATTATCCAAGCAATGGCAATACCTGGATGCATGTGGCTGTCACTTATGATGGATCGGTAATCAGGATGTATATTAATGGAGAGCAGAACAGCAGTAGCACGTTGGCCTCTCCTGTTCCGATCATCATCAACTCATTGCCCATGACCCTTGGAGCAGGGAATGCCGGGTTCAGGGGTTTCCAGGGAGCTATGGATGATGTGTATATCTATAATACAGCCCTGAGCGCTGCTGCTATTAGTGACCTGGCTACAGTAAACGCTTCTGCAAGAATGGCTTCAACAAAATTTACTAAGTTACAGGAGCAAGAATTGCAGGAAGAACAGGAGTTGCAGGAAGAGCTTATTGCTTACCCAAACCCATTCTTTGTCAGTACATCCATTAGGTTCACTCTTGATGAGGATGGTATGTATTCGCTAGCCCTATATGATAGCAAAGGGTTTAAATTAACTGAATTGGAGCAAGGAGTAGGTATCGCGGGTGAACTGAAGACTATTGATGTAGATGGCTCCAGACTTCGCGGAGGTCTATACCTATTAAGGCTACAGACAGGGGGAAAGAATACTAAAACAATAAAGCTTATGGTTCAAAAATAA
- a CDS encoding ABC transporter ATP-binding protein — protein sequence MKNFIKKYFKSFAYFYQRLRYRIFIRMGLSISVGVLDSFGLAMFLPLLQMVDDSSSVNSEALGKLGFLINGMENMGLNLNLLTILLVMSVFFVLKGLVQYLNGLYEVNLRHYFVKTIRVGLSNALTMMSYKAFVMSDAGRIQNTMSGEVSKVSLAYQNYFGAFQQMVMVIVYMLFAFFIDAKFALLICIGGGGTNFIYNRLYEATKISSRELTIGRNHYQGLILQFVSNFKYLKATGYIKQYNDKLKDTIYLIEESNQKIGKLASIVSAIREPILILVVSTVILIQVNLLDGTLGTILISLLFFYRALSAMILLQTHYNRFLEVSGSMENMTSFEEELEMAKESGGKTKFEKFTNSIELKGVKFDYADQVILRDINLKIYKNQTVAFVGESGSGKTTLINILSGLMPVSAGSIEVDGIDSKSLNTISFQKRIGYITQEPVVFNDTIFNNVSFWAEPTPENYARYERAIHQASIKAFIEELPEKENTLLGNNGINLSGGQKQRISIARELYKDVDILVLDEATSALDSETEEAIQKGLEELQGKYTILIVAHRLSTIKNADRILVMSKGEIVEGGRFSELVRNSSKFQKMVELQEV from the coding sequence TTGAAGAATTTTATAAAAAAATACTTTAAGAGCTTTGCTTACTTCTATCAGCGCTTACGCTATAGAATTTTTATCCGAATGGGGTTGAGCATAAGTGTAGGCGTTTTAGATAGTTTTGGGCTTGCTATGTTTTTACCCTTATTGCAAATGGTTGATGATTCTTCATCTGTTAATTCCGAAGCCCTTGGGAAATTGGGTTTTTTAATAAATGGAATGGAAAATATGGGCTTGAACCTAAATTTGCTAACCATATTATTAGTAATGTCAGTATTTTTTGTTCTGAAAGGATTAGTACAATATTTAAATGGCTTATATGAAGTAAACCTAAGGCACTATTTTGTGAAGACCATTAGGGTAGGCCTTTCCAATGCATTGACTATGATGTCTTATAAAGCCTTCGTAATGTCAGATGCTGGTAGAATACAGAACACAATGTCTGGAGAAGTGAGTAAAGTCTCGCTTGCCTACCAAAATTACTTTGGTGCTTTTCAGCAGATGGTAATGGTAATAGTGTATATGCTTTTTGCGTTTTTCATAGATGCTAAATTTGCTTTACTTATTTGTATTGGAGGGGGAGGGACAAACTTTATTTACAACAGGTTGTACGAGGCTACAAAAATTTCATCAAGAGAACTCACCATTGGTAGAAATCATTATCAGGGTTTAATCTTACAGTTCGTTTCTAATTTTAAATATCTTAAAGCCACTGGATATATAAAGCAGTATAATGACAAGCTCAAGGATACTATCTACCTCATTGAGGAAAGTAACCAAAAAATCGGGAAATTAGCCTCAATTGTTAGCGCTATTCGAGAGCCTATATTAATTCTGGTAGTTAGTACGGTTATTTTAATTCAGGTAAATTTACTCGACGGCACCTTAGGGACTATTCTTATTAGCTTACTGTTTTTCTACCGTGCTTTATCTGCTATGATTCTGCTGCAAACTCATTACAATAGATTTCTGGAAGTCTCCGGATCTATGGAAAATATGACAAGCTTTGAGGAAGAATTAGAAATGGCAAAGGAAAGTGGAGGAAAGACAAAATTTGAAAAGTTTACCAATTCAATTGAGTTAAAAGGAGTAAAGTTTGACTATGCAGATCAGGTAATTTTAAGAGATATCAATTTAAAAATTTATAAAAACCAGACGGTAGCCTTTGTAGGTGAGAGTGGAAGTGGGAAAACCACACTAATCAACATTCTTTCCGGTTTAATGCCCGTAAGTGCTGGAAGTATAGAAGTAGATGGCATAGATAGTAAAAGTTTGAATACGATATCCTTTCAAAAAAGGATAGGGTATATTACGCAGGAACCAGTAGTATTCAATGATACCATCTTCAATAATGTCAGTTTTTGGGCAGAACCTACCCCTGAAAATTATGCGCGATATGAACGGGCCATACACCAGGCCTCTATCAAAGCATTTATAGAAGAACTTCCTGAAAAAGAAAATACCTTATTAGGAAATAATGGGATTAACCTTAGCGGTGGACAAAAACAACGAATCTCCATTGCAAGAGAACTATACAAAGATGTAGATATACTTGTGTTAGACGAGGCTACCTCTGCATTGGATTCTGAAACAGAAGAGGCAATCCAAAAGGGGTTAGAAGAATTACAAGGAAAATATACGATATTGATCGTGGCGCACCGATTATCTACCATCAAAAATGCTGATCGAATCTTAGTGATGAGTAAGGGGGAAATTGTGGAAGGTGGACGTTTCAGCGAATTAGTGAGAAACTCATCTAAATTTCAAAAGATGGTAGAGTTACAAGAAGTTTAA
- a CDS encoding GumC family protein, protein MGERELFQIGSGGAEEINIKAILLKYLRYWYLFMIGIIVCLIFAFIHLRYYTTPQYYINSTLLIKDEQGGSGLSSEGLGGLDMFRSSKSIGNEIVILKSRSLMQRVLSELSFNASYYVEGRVRDVEVYAHDLNITLIVSKLDPLAFGKSIKIHIKDHNNFELIEKDKNGNEVFSTYKFGQEINKPYASFTVIASADMQNAKDITVKFQDIRKLAEKYSRKLMIEPINKGASVLNIGLSEAVPQRGINIINKLIEVYNKEAIEDKKQVATSTIGFLDDRIQYLSMELSEVEKSVEEYKQQNDLTDVSSNAQMYLQRANEYNKQLADYEIQLDILNSLEDYVKKEELELVPSSLNISDPTLNSLLAKFNELQLERQRMLRTTQPSSSLILNMDDQLTNLRVNITENLKNIKNGLLITKNNLQSSSARFESRIQRVPSIERALLEINRQQSIKQEIYLYLLQKREEAGLSLASTTANSRIIDPATAGDYPISPKKSSIYLVSLMLGLFLPFAFVYVKEMLNDRVQTQKDVEKATTTPILGEIYHNTFSDHLIVTENKRTPITELFRLIRANLHFATLGKQNKVILVTSSMSGEGKTFFSINLGASLALSGKRVVVISFDLRKPKLMYSLKLPDKLGVTNYLVSDNFSIASLAQAVKAVPGLFAIGTGPLPPNPAELMMGTKVKQLMDELRKQFDYVIVDSSPIGQVADTFNLAPYIDSTLYIVRYNFSYKNQMAIVQDIYQNKKLKHPMIVLNDAKKKNKIGYGYGYGYGYEYSNGQEKEKSLSHK, encoded by the coding sequence ATGGGAGAGAGAGAGTTATTTCAAATAGGATCAGGAGGGGCTGAAGAGATAAACATCAAAGCTATACTGCTTAAGTATCTGCGATACTGGTATTTATTTATGATAGGGATTATAGTATGCCTTATTTTTGCTTTTATACATTTACGATATTACACTACGCCCCAATACTACATTAACAGCACCTTATTGATCAAAGATGAGCAGGGAGGCTCTGGTTTATCAAGTGAAGGACTAGGAGGGCTGGATATGTTTAGATCTAGTAAAAGCATAGGAAATGAGATCGTTATCCTCAAATCCAGGAGCCTGATGCAAAGGGTGCTCTCAGAACTTTCATTCAATGCCAGCTACTATGTAGAAGGGCGCGTACGTGATGTGGAAGTATATGCACATGATCTGAACATAACACTCATTGTAAGTAAATTGGATCCCCTGGCGTTTGGCAAATCTATAAAGATCCATATCAAAGATCATAACAACTTTGAATTAATAGAAAAGGATAAAAATGGAAATGAAGTTTTCTCAACGTATAAATTTGGTCAGGAAATCAATAAGCCTTATGCAAGCTTTACAGTGATCGCTTCTGCTGACATGCAAAATGCTAAAGATATCACAGTTAAATTTCAAGATATTCGAAAATTAGCAGAAAAGTATAGCCGCAAGCTGATGATAGAGCCGATCAACAAAGGAGCGAGTGTACTTAACATTGGTCTCTCTGAAGCCGTACCACAAAGAGGGATAAACATCATTAACAAACTGATAGAGGTATATAATAAGGAAGCAATTGAAGATAAGAAGCAAGTGGCGACCAGTACGATAGGATTTTTAGATGATCGTATCCAATATCTTTCTATGGAATTATCGGAGGTTGAAAAAAGTGTAGAGGAATATAAGCAGCAAAATGACTTAACCGATGTAAGCTCCAATGCACAGATGTATTTGCAGAGAGCCAATGAATATAATAAACAGTTGGCGGACTATGAGATACAATTGGACATATTAAACTCCTTAGAAGATTATGTAAAAAAGGAAGAGTTAGAACTGGTTCCCAGTTCTCTAAATATTAGTGACCCTACCTTAAATAGTTTACTTGCCAAATTTAACGAACTACAACTGGAACGACAACGCATGCTGCGTACCACTCAACCCAGTAGTTCGCTCATTCTTAACATGGATGATCAGTTGACAAATCTCAGAGTAAATATTACAGAGAATCTGAAAAATATTAAGAATGGGCTCTTGATTACCAAGAATAATCTTCAGTCTAGTTCAGCTCGCTTTGAGTCCAGGATACAACGGGTTCCTTCTATCGAGAGGGCGTTACTAGAGATTAACCGTCAGCAGAGTATCAAGCAGGAGATTTATTTATATTTACTTCAAAAAAGAGAAGAGGCAGGCTTATCTCTCGCCTCAACTACTGCTAATTCTCGTATCATAGATCCTGCCACAGCTGGAGATTATCCCATTAGTCCTAAAAAGTCATCCATATATCTGGTTTCTTTAATGTTAGGGTTGTTTCTGCCTTTTGCTTTTGTCTATGTAAAAGAAATGCTGAATGATAGAGTGCAAACACAAAAAGACGTTGAAAAAGCCACAACAACACCCATCTTGGGAGAAATCTATCACAACACTTTTAGTGATCATCTGATAGTCACTGAAAATAAACGTACTCCGATTACAGAGCTTTTCCGTTTAATACGAGCAAACCTTCATTTTGCGACTTTAGGTAAGCAAAATAAAGTTATTCTGGTCACTTCCAGTATGAGTGGCGAAGGAAAAACTTTCTTTAGTATCAACCTGGGTGCCAGTCTGGCATTATCAGGCAAGAGAGTAGTTGTTATCAGTTTTGATCTGCGTAAACCTAAACTGATGTACAGCTTGAAGTTACCTGATAAACTGGGAGTTACCAATTATCTGGTGAGTGATAATTTTTCTATTGCATCACTGGCACAAGCTGTCAAAGCTGTACCTGGTTTATTTGCTATTGGAACAGGCCCTTTGCCTCCTAATCCCGCAGAACTGATGATGGGTACCAAAGTAAAACAATTGATGGATGAACTCAGAAAACAGTTCGATTATGTAATCGTGGATTCGTCTCCAATAGGGCAGGTAGCAGATACTTTTAATCTTGCTCCCTATATTGATTCCACACTTTATATCGTACGTTATAATTTTTCTTACAAAAACCAAATGGCTATTGTTCAGGATATTTATCAAAACAAAAAGTTAAAGCATCCTATGATAGTGTTAAATGATGCGAAGAAGAAAAATAAAATTGGCTACGGCTACGGCTATGGCTATGGCTACGAATATAGTAATGGTCAAGAAAAGGAAAAAAGCCTTTCTCATAAGTAA